The following proteins are encoded in a genomic region of Enterocloster clostridioformis:
- a CDS encoding LacI family DNA-binding transcriptional regulator: MPVTIKDVAALAGVSPSTVSRTCRDHPSISRQTKEKVRQAMAKLGYEPNFQASSLATQNSRTVGIILPPSEWEAYQNPFYLEMIRGISQYCNQKQYINTVITGQNEDEVLQAIKTMARTGLAEGFIVLYSREQDPVLDYLYEEGLLYVLIGKACRNVNQTIYVDNDNVLAGREAAEYLLNLGHVRIACLSGDRFLLYNNDRKMGYMLALAERGIPFDGQLCVEVPSVPEEQDQALEALFAREDRPTAVLVSDDILAVALEKTCIGLGLSIPGDVSILSFNNSLLSRLTFPPLTSVDVNACQLGIEAAAQMISHVENPELVATKIIVPHHLVERESCAGTGRFCGDWDTETI; encoded by the coding sequence ATGCCTGTTACAATCAAAGACGTGGCTGCCCTTGCGGGGGTGTCGCCGTCAACCGTAAGCCGGACATGCAGGGATCATCCCTCTATCAGCCGCCAGACCAAGGAAAAGGTCCGGCAGGCCATGGCGAAGCTGGGCTATGAACCGAATTTTCAAGCCAGCAGCCTGGCCACCCAGAATTCCCGCACCGTGGGAATCATTCTGCCCCCGTCGGAGTGGGAGGCTTACCAGAATCCCTTCTATCTGGAGATGATACGGGGAATCAGCCAGTATTGCAACCAGAAGCAGTACATCAATACCGTGATCACGGGACAGAATGAGGATGAGGTTCTGCAGGCCATAAAGACCATGGCGAGAACCGGCCTGGCAGAGGGATTTATCGTGCTCTACTCCAGGGAGCAGGACCCGGTTCTGGATTATCTCTATGAAGAGGGACTGCTGTATGTGCTCATAGGAAAGGCATGCAGGAATGTGAACCAGACCATCTATGTGGATAACGACAATGTGCTCGCGGGCAGGGAGGCGGCTGAGTACCTGCTGAATCTGGGCCATGTAAGGATTGCCTGCCTGTCCGGAGACCGCTTTCTGCTGTATAACAATGACAGGAAAATGGGGTATATGCTGGCCCTGGCAGAGAGGGGCATTCCTTTTGACGGCCAGCTGTGCGTGGAGGTGCCCTCTGTGCCGGAGGAGCAGGACCAGGCCCTGGAAGCCCTGTTCGCAAGAGAGGACAGACCCACGGCCGTGCTGGTCAGCGATGACATACTGGCAGTGGCCCTGGAAAAGACCTGTATTGGTCTGGGACTATCCATTCCGGGAGATGTATCCATCCTGTCCTTTAATAATTCCCTTCTCTCCAGACTTACATTTCCGCCTTTGACATCCGTGGATGTGAATGCCTGCCAGCTGGGAATCGAGGCAGCCGCCCAGATGATAAGCCATGTGGAAAATCCGGAGCTGGTGGCTACGAAAATCATTGTTCCCCACCACCTGGTGGAGAGGGAGAGCTGTGCGGGAACCGGACGGTTCTGTGGTGATTGGGATACTGAAACAATATAA
- a CDS encoding endonuclease/exonuclease/phosphatase family protein, which produces MKIMTLNTHSLAEPEYESKLAAFAGSLVQIKPDIIALQEVNQSRDALPAAPGRLRESCYVPCRAIGLSTDSPCAPRAVIRADNHAFNLALLLARAGVSYQWTWTPAKAGYGIYDEGLAVLSRSPILGTSQFYITGIRDYENWKTRKILGINTRTEYGDESFYSVHMGWWNDSEEPFEGQWKRICRGLAPLSGKQLWLMGDFNSPAHVTGQGRDLILASGWFDAYDLAVSRDSGVTVANAIDGWREQGEISGMRIDYIWTSRRVPVISTKTIYDGISGPLVSDHFGIITEY; this is translated from the coding sequence ATGAAAATAATGACGCTTAACACACACAGTCTGGCGGAACCGGAATATGAATCCAAGCTCGCTGCCTTTGCCGGCTCCCTTGTCCAAATCAAACCGGATATCATCGCCCTCCAGGAGGTCAACCAGTCCAGGGACGCTCTCCCCGCAGCCCCCGGCCGGCTGCGGGAATCCTGCTACGTCCCCTGCCGCGCCATAGGCTTAAGTACGGACTCCCCCTGCGCGCCACGCGCAGTTATCCGCGCAGACAACCACGCCTTTAACCTGGCGCTGCTCCTGGCCCGGGCCGGTGTTTCCTATCAATGGACCTGGACTCCGGCCAAGGCAGGATACGGAATATACGACGAGGGCCTGGCCGTCCTCAGCCGTTCTCCCATACTGGGGACCAGCCAGTTTTACATCACCGGCATCCGGGATTATGAAAACTGGAAGACCCGTAAAATACTCGGAATCAACACCCGGACAGAATACGGAGATGAATCCTTTTACAGTGTCCACATGGGTTGGTGGAATGACAGCGAAGAACCCTTTGAGGGACAATGGAAACGCATATGCAGGGGCCTGGCCCCCTTATCCGGAAAACAGCTGTGGCTCATGGGGGATTTCAACTCCCCGGCACATGTAACCGGCCAGGGACGGGACCTGATACTGGCCTCAGGCTGGTTTGACGCCTACGACCTGGCTGTCTCCAGGGATTCAGGCGTCACGGTGGCAAATGCCATTGACGGATGGAGGGAACAGGGAGAGATATCGGGAATGCGCATTGATTACATCTGGACCAGCCGCAGGGTGCCGGTTATTTCCACCAAAACCATATACGACGGCATATCCGGCCCCCTTGTATCAGACCACTTTGGAATCATCACAGAATATTAA
- a CDS encoding helix-turn-helix domain-containing protein — MALRAKDIAEMLGVSTATVSLVLNNKPGVGEKRRQEIIQKIKEMDCGYMLKEQRINNVQGTSKAVAYLCGVEIGTSPVKRGSVKKITD; from the coding sequence ATGGCGCTGAGAGCAAAAGACATAGCGGAAATGCTGGGGGTGTCCACGGCTACGGTTTCTCTGGTTTTAAATAACAAACCAGGAGTGGGTGAGAAGCGCCGCCAGGAAATCATCCAGAAAATAAAGGAAATGGACTGCGGATACATGCTGAAGGAGCAGAGAATCAACAATGTACAGGGCACCAGCAAGGCGGTGGCCTATCTGTGCGGTGTGGAGATAGGGACCAGCCCGGTGAAACGCGGAAGTGTGAAAAAAATAACAGATTAA
- the nrdD gene encoding anaerobic ribonucleoside-triphosphate reductase, with product MKIIKRNGAEEDFDNNKIVVAVAKANTAAGKNKLSLEQIKDIADYVEYKCVKLNRAVSVEEIQDMVENQIMSTGAFELAKDYVRYRYQRSLIRKANTTDNRILSLIECNNEDVKQENSNKNPTVNSVQRDYMAGEVSKDLTKRMLLPQDIVEADREGIIHFHDSDYFAQHMHNCDLVNLEDMLQNGTVISETRIEKPHSFSTACNIATQIIAQVASNQYGGQSISLAHLAPFVDVSRKKIYAEVQEEVKTFGCMPSEKAIHEVVENRLRKEVTKGVQTIQYQVITLMTTNGQAPFLTVFMYLNEAKNEREKKDLAMIIEETLKQRCQGVKNESGVWITPAFPKLIYVLEEDNVNEGTEYYYLTEMAAKCTAKRLVPDYISEKKMMELKEGNCFPVMGCRSALSPWKDENGNYKFYGRFNQGVVTINLVDVALSSGGDMEAFWKIFDERLDLCYRALMCRHNRLRGTLSDAAPILWQNGALARLKKGETIDRLLYGGYSTISLGYAGLYECVKYMTGKSHTDQAATPFALEVMEYMNKACNRWKDETNIGFSIYGSPIESTTYKFAKCLQKRFGIIEGVTDRSYITNSYHVNVSEEIDAFSKLKFESQFQALSTGGAISYVEVPNMQNNIPAVLGIIRYIYDNIMYAELNTKSDFCQECGFDGEIQIVTDESGKLVWECPKCGNRDENKLNVARRTCGYIGTQFWNQGRTQEIKERVLHL from the coding sequence ATGAAGATTATTAAGAGGAATGGCGCGGAAGAGGATTTTGACAACAATAAGATCGTGGTGGCTGTGGCAAAGGCAAATACGGCTGCCGGAAAAAACAAGCTGAGTCTGGAGCAGATTAAGGACATTGCGGATTACGTTGAGTACAAGTGTGTAAAACTTAACAGGGCCGTGTCCGTTGAGGAGATCCAGGATATGGTGGAGAACCAGATCATGTCTACAGGCGCGTTTGAGCTTGCAAAGGATTATGTGAGATATCGTTACCAGCGCTCCCTCATACGCAAGGCCAATACAACGGATAACCGCATTCTGTCCCTGATTGAGTGCAATAACGAGGATGTGAAGCAGGAGAATTCCAACAAGAATCCAACGGTTAACAGTGTGCAGAGAGATTACATGGCCGGCGAGGTCAGCAAGGACCTGACCAAGAGGATGCTCCTTCCGCAGGATATCGTGGAGGCGGACAGGGAGGGCATTATTCATTTCCATGATTCCGATTATTTTGCTCAGCACATGCACAACTGCGACCTGGTGAATCTGGAGGACATGCTGCAGAACGGCACGGTTATCAGCGAGACCAGGATTGAGAAGCCCCACAGCTTTTCCACGGCCTGCAATATCGCCACTCAGATTATCGCCCAGGTAGCCAGCAACCAGTACGGCGGGCAGAGCATCAGCCTGGCCCATCTGGCTCCCTTTGTGGATGTGTCCAGAAAGAAAATATACGCGGAGGTTCAGGAAGAGGTAAAGACCTTTGGCTGCATGCCTTCCGAGAAAGCCATCCATGAAGTGGTGGAAAACAGACTTCGTAAGGAGGTTACCAAGGGAGTCCAGACCATCCAGTATCAGGTTATCACACTGATGACCACCAACGGACAGGCCCCCTTCCTGACCGTGTTCATGTACCTGAATGAGGCTAAGAACGAGCGGGAGAAAAAGGACCTGGCCATGATTATCGAGGAGACTCTGAAGCAGCGCTGCCAGGGCGTGAAGAATGAGTCGGGCGTGTGGATTACGCCGGCATTCCCCAAGCTGATTTATGTACTGGAGGAGGATAATGTCAACGAGGGAACCGAGTATTATTACCTGACCGAGATGGCTGCGAAATGTACGGCCAAGCGCCTTGTTCCCGACTATATTTCCGAGAAGAAGATGATGGAATTAAAGGAAGGAAACTGCTTCCCTGTCATGGGATGCCGCAGCGCCTTAAGCCCCTGGAAGGATGAGAACGGGAATTATAAATTCTACGGCCGTTTCAACCAGGGCGTGGTGACCATCAACCTGGTGGATGTGGCCCTGTCCTCCGGCGGGGATATGGAAGCCTTTTGGAAGATATTTGACGAGAGGCTGGATCTGTGCTACCGGGCCCTGATGTGCCGCCACAACCGTCTGAGAGGCACTCTGTCCGACGCGGCGCCCATTCTCTGGCAGAACGGCGCCCTGGCAAGGCTTAAGAAGGGCGAAACCATTGACAGGCTTCTTTACGGCGGTTATTCCACTATTTCCCTGGGATATGCGGGGCTCTATGAGTGCGTGAAGTACATGACCGGAAAGTCCCATACCGACCAGGCGGCCACTCCCTTTGCCCTGGAGGTCATGGAGTACATGAATAAGGCCTGCAACCGCTGGAAGGATGAGACTAACATCGGATTCAGCATCTATGGTTCGCCCATAGAGAGCACCACTTATAAGTTTGCCAAATGCCTCCAGAAGCGTTTCGGCATCATCGAGGGCGTGACGGACAGAAGCTATATTACCAACAGCTACCATGTAAATGTTTCCGAGGAAATTGACGCCTTCTCAAAGCTGAAATTTGAGTCGCAGTTCCAGGCTCTTTCCACCGGCGGAGCCATCAGCTACGTGGAGGTGCCCAACATGCAGAACAATATTCCGGCCGTGCTGGGGATCATACGGTATATCTATGACAATATCATGTACGCGGAGTTAAACACAAAGAGCGATTTCTGCCAGGAATGCGGATTTGACGGCGAGATTCAGATTGTGACGGATGAGAGCGGCAAGCTGGTGTGGGAATGCCCCAAGTGCGGCAACCGGGACGAGAACAAGCTGAACGTGGCCAGGAGAACCTGCGGCTATATCGGAACTCAGTTCTGGAACCAGGGCAGGACCCAGGAAATCAAGGAAAGGGTGCTCCATTTATAA
- the nrdG gene encoding anaerobic ribonucleoside-triphosphate reductase activating protein: MNYGTIKKNDIANGAGVRVSLFVSGCTHHCPGCFNEEAWDFNFGIPFTGETQEEILEALAPDYIEGLTLLGGEPFEPENQEVLVPFLEKVRARYPQKNLWCYTGYTLEQDLLKDGRARCEYTDRMLSMIDVLVDGRFVEALKDISLPFRGSSNQRILNLRATLESGSVKLLELGSGRI; the protein is encoded by the coding sequence ATGAATTACGGTACAATCAAGAAGAATGATATTGCCAACGGCGCAGGCGTGAGGGTATCCCTGTTTGTGTCAGGGTGTACCCATCACTGTCCGGGCTGTTTTAACGAGGAGGCGTGGGATTTTAACTTCGGGATACCCTTTACAGGGGAGACGCAGGAGGAAATCCTGGAAGCCCTTGCTCCGGATTATATAGAGGGTCTCACCCTTCTGGGGGGAGAGCCGTTTGAGCCTGAGAACCAGGAGGTGCTGGTGCCTTTTTTGGAAAAGGTGAGGGCCCGCTATCCGCAGAAGAATCTGTGGTGCTATACAGGATATACCCTGGAACAGGACCTTCTGAAGGACGGCCGGGCCAGGTGTGAATATACGGACCGGATGCTGTCCATGATTGACGTGCTGGTGGACGGTCGGTTCGTGGAGGCTCTTAAGGATATCAGCCTTCCCTTCCGGGGGTCCTCCAACCAGCGCATTCTGAATCTCAGGGCCACTCTTGAGAGCGGGAGCGTGAAGCTGCTGGAGCTTGGCAGCGGAAGAATCTAG